A genomic segment from Nocardia cyriacigeorgica GUH-2 encodes:
- a CDS encoding cytochrome P450, with product MTETVPYGLPMQRDAGPFDPPSEITRLRETRPVSPLRFPDGHDGWLVTGYEAVRTLMADTRFSSRQDLGIVHVPYETPGMPAATEPSPQMPGVFVAMDPPDHTRLRRKLTGAFTVRRMRALEERISEIVEQQLDAMARLAPPVDLVSEFALPVPSLVICEMLGVPYADRATFQVNSAKFLVKDQTLEEKMGAFGAMHGYLAELVTAKRAEPGEDILSDLARDEDLGIDELTGIAFLLLLAGHETTANMLALGTFALLEHPDQLARLHADPELIPDAVEELLRYLSVADIFYRYATEDIELCGETIPAGSTVVISLLAANRDPQRFPDPDRLDVHRKARGHTTFGHGIHQCLGQQLARIEMRAGFAGLLRRFPTLALAIPAEEVKLRTDMNIYGVHELPVTWTTA from the coding sequence ATGACCGAGACAGTGCCCTACGGCCTTCCGATGCAACGCGACGCCGGCCCCTTCGATCCGCCGAGCGAGATCACCCGGCTGCGCGAGACCCGCCCGGTCAGCCCGCTGCGGTTCCCCGACGGCCACGACGGCTGGCTGGTGACCGGTTACGAGGCGGTGCGCACGCTGATGGCCGACACCCGGTTCAGCTCGCGCCAGGACCTCGGCATCGTGCATGTGCCCTACGAGACGCCCGGGATGCCGGCCGCCACTGAGCCGTCGCCGCAGATGCCGGGGGTGTTCGTCGCCATGGATCCGCCGGATCACACCCGGTTGCGGCGCAAACTCACCGGTGCGTTCACCGTCCGGCGGATGCGGGCGCTGGAAGAGCGCATCAGCGAGATCGTCGAGCAGCAGCTCGATGCTATGGCGCGACTCGCCCCGCCGGTCGACCTGGTCTCGGAGTTCGCGCTGCCGGTGCCGTCGCTGGTGATCTGCGAGATGCTCGGCGTGCCCTACGCCGATCGCGCGACCTTCCAGGTGAACTCCGCCAAGTTCCTGGTCAAGGACCAGACGCTGGAGGAGAAGATGGGCGCATTCGGCGCCATGCACGGCTACCTCGCCGAACTGGTCACCGCCAAGCGCGCCGAACCCGGCGAGGACATCCTGTCCGACCTGGCCCGCGACGAGGATCTGGGCATCGACGAGCTCACCGGCATCGCCTTCCTGCTGCTGCTCGCCGGTCACGAGACCACCGCGAACATGCTCGCGCTCGGCACCTTCGCCCTGCTCGAGCATCCCGACCAGCTGGCCCGGTTGCACGCCGACCCCGAGCTGATCCCCGACGCCGTCGAAGAACTGCTGCGCTACCTCTCGGTCGCCGACATCTTCTACCGCTACGCCACCGAGGACATCGAACTCTGCGGCGAAACCATCCCCGCAGGCTCCACCGTCGTCATCTCGCTACTGGCCGCCAACCGCGACCCCCAGCGTTTCCCCGACCCCGACCGCCTCGACGTCCACCGCAAGGCCCGCGGCCACACCACCTTCGGCCACGGCATCCACCAGTGCCTCGGCCAGCAGCTGGCCCGCATCGAGATGCGCGCCGGTTTCGCCGGCCTCCTCCGCCGCTTCCCCACCCTCGCCCTCGCCATCCCGGCGGAGGAGGTGAAGCTCCGCACCGACATGAACATCTATGGCGTCCACGAACTCCCGGTCACCTGGACCACGGCGTGA
- a CDS encoding ferredoxin, whose product MLELQVDRERCIGAGMCALTAPAVFDQDPDDGRVLPVHSPAAQDESAVREAALLCPSGAITFRD is encoded by the coding sequence GTGCTGGAACTGCAGGTGGACCGGGAGCGGTGCATCGGCGCAGGTATGTGCGCGCTCACCGCTCCCGCCGTCTTCGACCAGGACCCGGACGACGGGCGGGTGCTGCCGGTTCACTCTCCCGCCGCGCAGGACGAGTCGGCGGTCCGCGAGGCCGCGCTGCTGTGCCCGTCCGGCGCCATCACCTTCCGCGACTAG